The Thalassotalea piscium sequence ACTTTCCTTTTGTACAAAAAACTAATGCAAACAACACCGATTATCTATGCAATACTCAAAAAAATTCGCACCGAGCTTTTAAAGTATTTACCGTGGCACGTTTTTCTGAAAAAAAAGGGATAATCTATGCGATTAACGCTATGGCATTGTTACCTAAATCATTAAATATTCAGTATGTGCTAGCAGGCTACGGTGAGCTTGAACACGAAATAAAGCAGCAAATTAATCAGCTAAACTTATCTGACAATATTGTACTGCTTGGCAAATTAGATCAAAAACAAGTGTTAGCCCAGATGCACGATTGCGACATTTTTTTGCAACCTAGTGTAACTGCACGTAACGGAGATATGGAAGGAGTACCAGTAGCTATTATGGAAGCAATGGCTGTTGGCTTGCCGGTAATATCTACAGTACACAGTGGTATTCCTGAACTGATCATAGATGGAGAAAGTGGTTTACTTTCTCCTGAGAAAAGTGCAGAAAGCCTGCGTGATAACATTATGAAACTTTACGAAAATTCTGAATTAAGAGTAGCAATAGTCAATAATGCTAGGAAACAAATTGAACAACTAGCCGATGTTAATACATTAAGTGTAAAGCTTATCTCATTGCTAGAAAAGCTTGCGCCTAGACGCTAGACTAAATCACATAAAACCATTATCCTTTCATCATTACTCACCCTTCAAAGTTTTAAATGATATCTCACCGTCATCAATGCGTCTTTATTCACATTCCTAAGGCTGCAGGGCAAAGCATTGAAAGTGTATTTGTAAAAGCCAATAATTTAACGTGGGCAGAAAGGGCGCCTTTGTTGCTAAAGCCAAATACTAATAAATTACTTGGCCCACCTCGCTTGGCTCATTTAAAGGCGAGTGAATATGTAGATTGTGGCCATATTTCAGCAGCGTTATTTCAGCAGTATTTCAAATTTACATTTGTGCGTAATCCTTGGGCAAGGTTGGTGTCAGAATTTAACTATCGACAACAACATGGAGATGTACGTTATCAATGCAGCTTTAAAAAGTTTTTATTTGAACGTTTTCCAACAGCTGAATTAGACGACTACTTAAATGCGAAAGACTACTACCGACACGTTATTTCGCAATGGCAATTTATTTATGACGAAAATGACAATTGCTTGGTCGATTTTGTAGGTAAATTTGAGAACTTACAGCAAGACTTTGACTACGTGCAAAATCAGTTGGGGTTACCAAAAGTGCCCTTGCCGCACAAAAATATTACCCATGGAAAAACAGCAAGATTTAAACAGTCTGTCTTCTCATTAATTAGTAAAAATAAAGCAAAATCACATTACTCTTACTATTACGACCAAGAGTCAATGAACTATGTAAAAACACTTTATGAAAAAGACATTATTTTATTTAATTATCACTTCGAAGATCAGAAATAAGCATGTTAAAAGCAATAAGTTCGGTGTTGCTGTTTAGAGTATTAGCGGCTTTTTTAGGGTTTGTAACAGTTACCTTAATTACTCGGTACAGCGCTACTACCGAGGATGCGGGCTTATATTTTTTTATGGTTTCTTTGCTTACTATAATGGCAACAATAGCTAGGGTTGGCTGTGATAATGCTGTAACACGCTATATTGCAATTGCTAATAAAGCGATCAATAAGAGTGAACTAGTTTTAACCTATCAATTTCTTATAACACGTACGATAAAATTTGCTGTGTTATTTTCAGGGGGAATTTTGTTGCTAGGATGGCTTGGATTTTACATAACGTTTATTTCCTATAATTATGCGATTGCTTTCACTTTTACGGCAATTCTGATCCCTTTTATTAATGTATCTGTGGTTTTTGTTCAATGCTTTCAAGGCTTGAAAAGCATGCATACATATGCATTTTTAAATACATTAACTCGGATAGTGCTTGTGTTTTTGTTGATGCTAGCGGTAATGGTTGTACCTGTGATTAACTTTAGTGGGTTAGCGTTAATGTATGGTGTGTCAATAATACTGACCGCAATTATCAGTTACTGGTTGTGGCGCAGAAAACTACCTGTATTAACCACTGCAACTGAATTATCGGCTAAGCAAGATATACTCACAAGTAGTTATTTACTTTGGGGTGTGGCTGTTCTTGCTACTATTATGACAAATGGCGCAACGGTGATACTTGGATTTTTAAGCTCGCCTGAGCAGGTTGCTATTTTTGCTGCAACAAGCCGCATCGCATTAATATTGACTTTTATTTTAATGGCAGCTAACAGCGTTTTGTCTCCACGATTTGCTGAATTATCGAAGGAGATCCATTTAGGAAATACTAGGCTTAAATTACAAGATGTTTATAGAAGCTCTACTCGTTTAATGATACTACTTACCTTACCGTTGTTGGTAATTGTATTTTCTTTTGCTAAAGACATTTTATTGGTTTTTGGAGAGGCATATACTGCAGGTAGCTTGACCCTGCGATTGTTAGTTGTTGGTTTGTTTTTTAAAACAGTTGTTGGCTCTGTTGGGCAATTATTGATAATGACTGGCCATGAAAAGGAGCAACGATTAAGTTTAATAATAGCGGTTACACTACTTGTTCTACTATTGGTTTGTCTTACGCCAACTTATGGTGCACTAGGGGCTGCAACAGCTGTTTTAATTGCAATGGTAATGAACAATAGCATTGGATACTACTTTGTTGTTAAAAAGTTAAAGGTTTCATTGTTTTAACTAAGGTAAAAAGACTTGAATATAGTAAAAAAAATTAAAGCTTATTTTAGTGCAAAACAAGCGTTAGTGGCTAAGTATGCAGATCCTGATACCATTTTTATCTATCAAATGGGAAAGGTGGGTTCTACATCATTAGAACACTCAATTCCTGGCGCTATTCATATACATGCGTTTTATCTTAAAAACCATACTTGCCCAGTAAGAGTTAAAGGATTAGCCAAGTTTGGATGGCGGTATTTTATATATAGCATTGAACAAGCATTTTTTTCAGCGTTATTAAGGTGGACATTTAAAAAAAGAAAGCACACTAAGATTATTACGCTTGTACGAGAACCACGGAGTCGTAATTTATCTATGTTTTTTCATGATCTAGATGCTTACTTGTTTGCTGCACATACCAATTGTTTAAGCACGCGAAATAAACCACTGTCTACACGCGTTCAATCTAAAGACTTAATTGAACAAGTTTATAATGAAGAGTTTGATCATTTGTATGCACTTAATTGGTTTGAAAAAGAATTTAAACCAATGACGGGTATTGATATATACAGCACAGCATTTGATAAAGATCTAGGGTATAGCCAAATTAGTAATGGCAATATCAGTGTACTATGCGTAAGAACTGACAGGTTAGATTCTTCAGTTGAGATAATTGAAAAGTTTATTGGAAAACAATTGATAATGGTAAACAGCAATAGCGCTGAAACTAAGTGGTATAGCGATTTATATCAACACTTTGCACTATCATATAAGCTGCCAGAGACAATCGAAAAGAAAATAATAACGAGTAAGTTTTATCAACATTTCTTTAATTAGCTCTGAAGTAAATATTATCAATTTTTGACGGCGTAAACGCCGACCTACAGGTTAAGTTTTTTGGTATTGTAGGTTGGGCTTCAGCCCATCAAAAATGACGGTTGTAGGGTAATGCAGGAGTAATTACCGATAAGGTCATCAGTAACATTAATATTTTTACGGCGTAAACACCGACCTACGGGTTAAGCTGTTTGGTATTGTAGGTTGGCCTTCAGGCCATCAATAATATAGAGTGTTTAATTGTTTAATTGTTTAATTTAACATTGCAAATAAATTAAATAGTAAAGGAGTACTTATGAATATTTTACACCACGGAGCGGTGAGTGGCGTTACGGGTTCTTGTCATCAGTTAGTTATTAACCAACAAAATTCACTTTTGGTTGATTGCGGTTTATTTCAGGGGGCAGAAATCACTAACGGCGATACCGAAAATGCCTTAGCCATTGAGTTTGATATCAGTTCGGTTCAAGCGCTTATTGTAACTCATTGCCATATTGACCATGTTGGTCGTATTCCTTACTTATTAGCCGCTGGGTTTAAAGGTCCTATTTATGCAACTGAAGCCACAGCAAGCTTATTGCCTTTAGTAATAGCTGATGCCTTAAAAGTAGGCGTTACACGCAATCAAAAAATTATCGATGCATGCCTTAAGTTATTAAAACAACAGCTAGTGTCTGTACCCTATAAACACTGGATTGAAATTCCGTTTATACCAGCGGCTTCGTCAAACATAGCGGCTGTAAAGGTAAAGTTTCAGCCTGCAGGGCATATTCTTGGTTCAGCTTACGTAGAGATTGATTGTGCATTTAAACAGGTTGTAGATAAAAAGTCTGAGCGTATTGTTTTCTCAGGAGACTTAGGCGCTCCCTACGCACCATTACTTGCTGCACCTAAAGCGCCTTATCGTGCTGATGTGTTAGTGATAGAGTCTACTTATGGTGATAAGCTTCACGACAGCCGTAAGCAACGTAGCGCCAAGCTTCAACAGGTGATAGAGCATGCTGTTAAAGACAATGGTGTAGTGCTGATCCCTGCGTTTAGCATTGGGCGAACGCAAGAGTTGTTGTATGAGTTTGAGCATATTATTCATCAAGCCCATAAGTTACCTAATAAAGGTGTGTGGCAATCGATAGAAGTTATTGTTGACTCGCCGATGGCTGCCAATTTTACCAAGCAGTATCGACAGTTTAAAACCTTGTGGGATAAAGAAGCGTTAAATAAGGTTAAGCATCAACGACACCCGCTTAATTTTGAACAGCTAGTTACTATCGACACCCACGATGAGCATATTCGTACGGTTAACTATTTAGCCAGCAGAAACAAGCCTGCAATTGTTATTGCTGCAAGCGGTATGTGTTCTGGTGGGCGCATTGTTAATTATTTAGAAAAGTTCTTAAATGATGAAACTGCCGATGTTATTTTTGTAGGATACCAAGCACAAGGAACACTGGGGCGTGACATTCAATATTATGGCGACTCATCTAGAGGGAAGGGTGGTTATGTGTATATTAATGGTCAACGTATTGATATAAAAGCTCAAATTCATACCATTAGTGGTTATTCTGCCCATGCCGATCAAAAAGATTTAGTTAATTTTGTTAAACGTATGAAGATAAAGCCTAAAAAAATAAAAATAGTGCATGGTGATGAGCAAGCGAAAGCTGCGCTTAAATATCAATATAAACGTTTATTTCCAAGTATAAATGTAACTATCGCTGTGTAGCTTAACCAAGAGGTAGGGTTTTAGCTAATCAGCATTTTGACGGCGTAAACGCCGACCTACAAGGTTGAATTTGATTTGTAGGTTGGGCTTCAGCCCATCAAGTATTACGATAAGTTAAAGTTGATTGATAAGTATGGTTTGTTTTGAGGGCGTAAACGCCGACCTACAGGTTAAGTTTTTTGGTATTGTAGGTTGGGCTTTGCCGCCAGGGATGGCGGTAGTAGGGGAATGCAGGAGCAATTACCGATAAGCCCATCAAAGATTAAGATAAGTTAATGATGATTGATAAGTATAATTAACTGACGGCGTAAATGCCGACCTACAATTAAAAAATCAGAATTAGATTAGAGGTAAGCTTGAATAATTTATACAACCCTCGGTTATTTGCAGGCGAGCGCAGCGTTTTGTTTGTCGGGTTTATTAGTTTAGTTTTTGCCTATTTAAGTTTTGCTAAAAATGACGATAGTGTTTGGTTGCTTAAAAGTTATTCTAACGACATTACTTACGGTGGAACGGTAACTAAAGTATCAGAAAATAGTTACCGCTTTGAAAGCCGCACTAATCCCTTTTGCTTTCCTGATCAAGTGCGGTGCAATAAGGCGCTGGTGAGTTACAAAAATTATACAAAGCCAGTTGAAGGTAAAATAGTAACCTATTCGTTCGACTTTTTAATAGAACAATACAACTATAGCAATTCGCCAGACTGGTGGGTACTTTTTCAAGACTGGATAAGAATTGATCCTAATAATCGTAGTGGTAATCGGCCAATAAGTACGGTTGAAGTTAAGTCGTATGGAAACAAGTTATATCTTCGTCATAAAGATTCCGCTTTTCAGTGGGGCACAGATCCAAGTAGAACGAAGCAAGTTAACAATGGTGAATTACTCATCCAAGTGGGCGTAACTTACCGTTTACGCATTGAGTTAACAGAAGGCACAACATTTAACACGGGTGGCATGGCCTTATTTGTTAATGATAAAGAAGTATCTCGAGCCCATTACCAAACAAAATCAGCCACACAGTGGCGCGAAAATGTGCAAGAGTTTGGGTTATATCACGATAAAACCTTCAACACTGAGCGTAAACTAGAAGACCAAATTATATTCTCAATTAATAACTTGATAAGAACTGAGCAAAAAAAGGAGTAGTTAACCTTACTCAAATATCTCAAAACCGTGAGCTGAATACTTTTCATGCTACATTCGTTGGCAAGCTGACTAATTTCTTGGATATTTCTGGTTTTATCTGGTTGTTTGCCTTTCTATAAGATAAAATCCCGTTTTGTTTACGAATATATTCAGTAAGTTTGATGATCATTTACGTAACGCCTAGTTAAGAGACGTTTGTAGAAATTCATATTAAAAATAAGTAATTTATATAGTATTGTAATGAGTGAAATTACGTTAACCGTAGAGAATAACAGATAGTGTCATCAAAACTTTTAAAATTAGCCTTTATTGCACCAGCTTCTGTTGTACATACAGTTAAATGGGTAAATGGGCTTATTAATTATGGTTTTGAAGTACATTTAATTACTCAGCATAAATTACAAGAACCTATAAGCGAAAGCGTTATTGTTCATCAGCTTCCTTTTAAGGGGGGTAAAGGTTATGTACTTAATGCCTTGCACCTTAATCGTTTGATCAAAAGTATTTCCCCCGACATTATCAATGTTCATTACGCTAGTGGTTATGGAACTTTGGCAAATTTAGCTCAAATTCCTAGCTATGTATTATCTATTTGGGGAAGCGATGTATACGAATTTCCTTACAAGAGTTGGTTTCATAAATGGCTAATTAAAGCTAACTTAAAAAGTGCGGCTAAATTAGCTTCAACTAGTCATGCAATGGCAGAGCAAGTACGTAAAATTTTTCCTGATGCTAGCGATATCGCCATTACTCCATTTGGTGTTAATTTAGAGCAATTTTCTCCTATCCATAAAGTATTTACACAAGAGCATATTACCATTGGCGTAGTAAAACGCATGGAAGAAAAATATGGCTTAGACGTACTAATAAATGCCTTCAACTTAACAAGACAAACGCTTATCGAACAACAAAGTGATTACGCTGAAAAGCTACGTTTACTTATTGTCGGTGACGGTGCGTTGACTAACCAGTTAAAAGAGCAAGTTGTTAGGTTAAACCTTTCAGAAGTTTGCCAAATTACCGGTGCAGTTCCCCATGCTCAAGTTAATCATTATATTAACCAAATAGACTTATTTGTTGTTAGCAGCAGAATTGAAAGTTTTGGTGTGTCGGTTGTTGAGGCAGCAGCTTGTGAACGAGCTTGTATAGTTTCAAATATAGGCGGTTTACCTGAAGTAGTTGTTGATAAAAAAACCGGATTTATCGTAGAAAGTGAATCACCCAAAGCATTCTCTAAAGCACTGTTAAACATGATTGAACAGCAAGAATTAGCCAGAACTATGGGCGCTAATGCTCGCCAATTTGCCTTATCAAATTACTCAGAGCATTTAACGATGGATATTATGGTTAATATGTTAAACGCTAATTTAGAATTACATTAGCAAACATTTAAAAATGGATAATACACCTTTAGTTAGTGTTTATATTTCAACACACAACCGTTCACAGTTATTGCTGCGGGCGCTTAATTCCGTATTTAATCAAAGTTATAAAAACATTGAAATAATTGTGGGTGATGATGGCTCAACAGACAATACCTTTAACGAAATAAAGCCCTACATTGACAGTAATCGCATTCGTTATGTTAAAAACAAAACGCCAAAAGGCGCTTGTTCGGTTCGTAATTTAGCTATAAATATAGCCGAAGGAGAATATATAACGGGATTAGACGATGATGATGAGTTTTTACCTACACGTATAGAAGAGTTGGTAACACATTTTACTGGCTCGGGTTACTCTTGTGTAACAGCTTCTATTTGTGAAAGAACACCAGCAGGCGATATTAGCCGTAACTTCGATGCTGGCGAAGTGAGCTTAGATAATTTATTACATTACGATGTGCTTGGAAATCAAGTTTTAACACGTACAAGCTATTTAAAAGCAATAGGTGGCTTTGATGAAACAATGCCAGCATTTCAAGATTATGATACATGGGTAAGGCTTGTCGATAAGTTTGGTAATGGTTTTAAGCTAAAAAACTGTAGCTATATTTTATACTCTAACCATGGCGGTGAGCGTATTAGTGAAAATAATACAAAACGAATTGCCGGATATAAAATTTTTATGGATAAGCATCATAATAAAATGAATAAACGCCATTTAGACTCGATGAAGCTTTTAGAGTTAAGACTTACTAACAGTCCGTACAGTTTATTAAGCTTTATAAAGCTTACGCACAGGGGCAATGTGTTTTCATCGTTAGCCTATTTTATCAATACAAATTTATTTTGGCTAAAGAATATTTTTTACCGAGTAAGAACAAAATAACACAGCGAATTAGGTATTTATGTTAGTTTCTATCATTACACCGTCGTATAACTCGTCTTCGCATATTCGAGCTACTTACGAGAGTATCATCGCCCAAACATATTTAAACTGGGAATGGTTAATCACAGACGACTGCTCAACAGATGAGTCTTGGCAATTAATACAAGAATTTGCACAACAAGATAATCGCATTAAACCTCTACAAAACGCGGTTAATAGCGGTGCTGCTGTATCGCGTAATAACTCAATAATAAGGTCTGAAGGCGAGTTTATAGCGTTTCTTGACAGCGATGATATTTGGCTCCCCCAAAAACTTGAATTACATATAGCTTTTATGCAAAAAAATTATGCTGATCTGTCTTTTACTTCATACTACTTAATAGATGAGCTAGGTAATACTTTAAATACGGTTGTTGATTCAAAACTTAAAGGTGCGTTTTCCTATAACGACATGCTCTTAAAGAAAGCTACAATGGGGTGTTGCACTGTCATTGTTAGAAAGAATGCCTTTACTGATATTACAATGCCTTTAATTCGTGCAGGTCAAGACTATGCATTATGGTTAAAACTATTAAAAACAGGAAAAAATGCCGTTATATATAATAAGCCGTTAAGTCAGTATCGTATTGTTTCTAATTCACTTTCTAGAAATAAATATAAAAAAGCGTTAAAAATATGGCAGGTGTATCGAGAAATTGAGCAACTTAACTTGCTTAAGGCAAGTTATGTTTTTTGTCACTATGCGCTAAGGGCGCTATTAAAAATAAATGAATGTGATACTAAAAGTTAATATTAACTTACTCATCATGTTCTTGATAAAAATACGTATTTTCACTATGAAATTGTATAATGATTTCAGTAATACCTATTTCATTAATTAAGTGTTTTCGCTAGTAGAAATTATCACATAGTTAGTGAGGTTGGTATAATATTTAAAACTACAAATTAGGTAAGCTAAATGTTAACCACAACTTCTGATGAAATTTCTTTAGCTCAAGTTTGGGCTGAATTGTTCCGCCGTAAGATATTAATAATTGTATCAGGCTTTGTTTGTGCTGCTGTGGCGGTCGCTATTGCGTTAAGTTTACCTAATATGTACACCGCAAAGGTGTTAACTGTGCCTAAAACTGATGATCAAGGGGCGTTAGGTGGGCTTGCAAGTAGTTTAGGTGGCATTGCCGGCATGGCCGGTATAAAACTAGGTAAGTCTAGAGGGCCAGATAAAACGCTAATTGCTATAGAGATATTAAAATCTCAACGCTTTATAAATCAATTTGTTGAAAAACATAATTTAGTGGTTCCATTAATGGCTGCCAAGGCTAGTACACCTAATACTTTTGAATTAATTTACGACGAAGACATTTATAATACGGTAACTAAAAAGTGGGTGCGAGAAGTTAAACCACCGAAAACAGTAGAGCCAACACCACGAGAAATTTACGATAGATTTTTAGAGGTTTTTGAAGTGAACTTTGATCCTAAAGATGGCTTTGTCGATTTATCTATCGAGTTTTATTCACCTGATATTGCTGTAGAGTGGGTTGGTTTAATTCTTGAAGATATTAATGAAGAAATGAGGCAAGACGACATTTCTGAAGCACAAGCGAGCATTAATTATTTAAACGAAACACTGTCAAAAGTTAATAATACCAGTATTCAGGCGTCTTTTTATCAATTGATTGAAGATCAAACGAATATACTTATGTTGGCTAACTCACGTAAAGAATATATTTTTAAAACTATTTCACCTGCTATTGTCCCAGAAAAAAAATCTAAGCCAAATCGTATTTTAATTGTTTTAGCTGGCGGAATTATTGGTGGTTTTTTATCAGTATGCTGGATTTTAATACGTTTTTTTAATCGTACACTTTAATATTTTATGAGAATCTCAAAAAACTCACTTACCATTTTATGGTGTGGCTTTTTATTGTTTTCAAGCTTATTTGCATTTAGGCTTCCTGGTATTGGCAACTCTTCTTATTGGAGTTTGGCGTTAATTTTAGGGTCTTTGTTATTAGTTAATAATTCGTTTTCGAATGTTAAGTTATTAGTAAAGCAAAAAGTTTTTTACTCCCCAATTATTATTTTACTACTTGCTGCGTTATCAGCATTTTTGATCCCTATTTTTCATCAAACTTACGATATTAGTATGGTGAAAACTTGGGTAAATAACCTCTTTGCTTATATCGGTATGTCTGTGCTTGCGTGTATTGTTGTTAGTGCAGACGCCCGTTATAAAAATATTTTTAAAATCGTGTTTGTTGTATTAATTACACAAGCTGTATTTGTTTGGCTAATGATGGCTATTGCTCCTTTACGTGATTTAATTCAAGGGTTAACTAAAGATGCAGCAACAATGGCTAGAATGGAGGAGTATGGCGGAGCTAGAGGGGTTGGTTTTACTAGCTTTGCTGCCTTTAGTTTTAGTACCATAATGGGGGCGCTTGGTCTTTACATGAACTTTTATTTTGCCCAATATCGGCAGGATAAATCGTTAATACTTAAGGTCATTATTTTCTTTGTTACAATCATTGCGGGCATATCGGCAGGTAGGGCAAGTATTGCAGGCTTTGTATTTGGTTTGGGTTTTTACTATTTTACTTTAGGCTTTCGCCATTATTTTACAGGCGCAATGAGAGTGGGTTTTTACTGCTTAGTGCTGATCACCCCATTAATTATTTATATTATGTCGGTGCCAGCGTTAACTGAAGTGGTAACTAGTTATTATAAATACGCCTTTCAATTTTTACATAAGTACTTTTATGCTGGTTATGTTGGGCGTTCGTCATTAGATACCCTAGATAAGATGTACTTTCCACTAACAGAACTACAAATTCTTTGGGGTGATGGTAAGTATACAGGCTCAGACGGATCTTATTATTTGCATACCGACCCTGGTTTTATGCGCTTTACATTAATTTTTGGTATTTTTCCCAGTTTAGTTATTTATTTTGGTTTTTTATGGGTGATGTTTAATTACTATGTGATTAACCGCCCTTATGTGAAAAATATTGGTGTGTTAATACTGGCAATAATCGGTTTATCGTTCGTGTATCATTATAAGGGCGAGCTTATTATGTTTAATGTGTCGTATATGAAACTGATTTATTTTATTTTTGTTAGTTGTACCTTGCTTTCGTTAAAGCAAAAAAGCAGTTAAGCTAAATTAACTGCTACCGA is a genomic window containing:
- a CDS encoding glycosyltransferase — encoded protein: MKIAIFVDQFPVLSQTFVLNQVTALIDAGANVTIIALNKPESRKHHADVSQYQLISKTVYLLNEPSGKVNKLCYRIKNILWAVVNKAKRSLILQSINKEYGKQGKSLLLASILAKVEQPLEFDAIVCHFGYNGILANKLRQLGALNGNIVTVFHGYEVSAIKALALYKAEYQKLFKQTELMLPISNLWREKLIELGCAKEKVKVHRMGVNLANFPFVQKTNANNTDYLCNTQKNSHRAFKVFTVARFSEKKGIIYAINAMALLPKSLNIQYVLAGYGELEHEIKQQINQLNLSDNIVLLGKLDQKQVLAQMHDCDIFLQPSVTARNGDMEGVPVAIMEAMAVGLPVISTVHSGIPELIIDGESGLLSPEKSAESLRDNIMKLYENSELRVAIVNNARKQIEQLADVNTLSVKLISLLEKLAPRR
- a CDS encoding sulfotransferase family 2 domain-containing protein translates to MISHRHQCVFIHIPKAAGQSIESVFVKANNLTWAERAPLLLKPNTNKLLGPPRLAHLKASEYVDCGHISAALFQQYFKFTFVRNPWARLVSEFNYRQQHGDVRYQCSFKKFLFERFPTAELDDYLNAKDYYRHVISQWQFIYDENDNCLVDFVGKFENLQQDFDYVQNQLGLPKVPLPHKNITHGKTARFKQSVFSLISKNKAKSHYSYYYDQESMNYVKTLYEKDIILFNYHFEDQK
- a CDS encoding oligosaccharide flippase family protein codes for the protein MLKAISSVLLFRVLAAFLGFVTVTLITRYSATTEDAGLYFFMVSLLTIMATIARVGCDNAVTRYIAIANKAINKSELVLTYQFLITRTIKFAVLFSGGILLLGWLGFYITFISYNYAIAFTFTAILIPFINVSVVFVQCFQGLKSMHTYAFLNTLTRIVLVFLLMLAVMVVPVINFSGLALMYGVSIILTAIISYWLWRRKLPVLTTATELSAKQDILTSSYLLWGVAVLATIMTNGATVILGFLSSPEQVAIFAATSRIALILTFILMAANSVLSPRFAELSKEIHLGNTRLKLQDVYRSSTRLMILLTLPLLVIVFSFAKDILLVFGEAYTAGSLTLRLLVVGLFFKTVVGSVGQLLIMTGHEKEQRLSLIIAVTLLVLLLVCLTPTYGALGAATAVLIAMVMNNSIGYYFVVKKLKVSLF
- a CDS encoding putative capsular polysaccharide synthesis family protein — translated: MNIVKKIKAYFSAKQALVAKYADPDTIFIYQMGKVGSTSLEHSIPGAIHIHAFYLKNHTCPVRVKGLAKFGWRYFIYSIEQAFFSALLRWTFKKRKHTKIITLVREPRSRNLSMFFHDLDAYLFAAHTNCLSTRNKPLSTRVQSKDLIEQVYNEEFDHLYALNWFEKEFKPMTGIDIYSTAFDKDLGYSQISNGNISVLCVRTDRLDSSVEIIEKFIGKQLIMVNSNSAETKWYSDLYQHFALSYKLPETIEKKIITSKFYQHFFN
- a CDS encoding MBL fold metallo-hydrolase RNA specificity domain-containing protein — encoded protein: MNILHHGAVSGVTGSCHQLVINQQNSLLVDCGLFQGAEITNGDTENALAIEFDISSVQALIVTHCHIDHVGRIPYLLAAGFKGPIYATEATASLLPLVIADALKVGVTRNQKIIDACLKLLKQQLVSVPYKHWIEIPFIPAASSNIAAVKVKFQPAGHILGSAYVEIDCAFKQVVDKKSERIVFSGDLGAPYAPLLAAPKAPYRADVLVIESTYGDKLHDSRKQRSAKLQQVIEHAVKDNGVVLIPAFSIGRTQELLYEFEHIIHQAHKLPNKGVWQSIEVIVDSPMAANFTKQYRQFKTLWDKEALNKVKHQRHPLNFEQLVTIDTHDEHIRTVNYLASRNKPAIVIAASGMCSGGRIVNYLEKFLNDETADVIFVGYQAQGTLGRDIQYYGDSSRGKGGYVYINGQRIDIKAQIHTISGYSAHADQKDLVNFVKRMKIKPKKIKIVHGDEQAKAALKYQYKRLFPSINVTIAV
- a CDS encoding glycosyltransferase, translating into MSSKLLKLAFIAPASVVHTVKWVNGLINYGFEVHLITQHKLQEPISESVIVHQLPFKGGKGYVLNALHLNRLIKSISPDIINVHYASGYGTLANLAQIPSYVLSIWGSDVYEFPYKSWFHKWLIKANLKSAAKLASTSHAMAEQVRKIFPDASDIAITPFGVNLEQFSPIHKVFTQEHITIGVVKRMEEKYGLDVLINAFNLTRQTLIEQQSDYAEKLRLLIVGDGALTNQLKEQVVRLNLSEVCQITGAVPHAQVNHYINQIDLFVVSSRIESFGVSVVEAAACERACIVSNIGGLPEVVVDKKTGFIVESESPKAFSKALLNMIEQQELARTMGANARQFALSNYSEHLTMDIMVNMLNANLELH
- a CDS encoding glycosyltransferase, whose product is MDNTPLVSVYISTHNRSQLLLRALNSVFNQSYKNIEIIVGDDGSTDNTFNEIKPYIDSNRIRYVKNKTPKGACSVRNLAINIAEGEYITGLDDDDEFLPTRIEELVTHFTGSGYSCVTASICERTPAGDISRNFDAGEVSLDNLLHYDVLGNQVLTRTSYLKAIGGFDETMPAFQDYDTWVRLVDKFGNGFKLKNCSYILYSNHGGERISENNTKRIAGYKIFMDKHHNKMNKRHLDSMKLLELRLTNSPYSLLSFIKLTHRGNVFSSLAYFINTNLFWLKNIFYRVRTK
- a CDS encoding glycosyltransferase family 2 protein, coding for MLVSIITPSYNSSSHIRATYESIIAQTYLNWEWLITDDCSTDESWQLIQEFAQQDNRIKPLQNAVNSGAAVSRNNSIIRSEGEFIAFLDSDDIWLPQKLELHIAFMQKNYADLSFTSYYLIDELGNTLNTVVDSKLKGAFSYNDMLLKKATMGCCTVIVRKNAFTDITMPLIRAGQDYALWLKLLKTGKNAVIYNKPLSQYRIVSNSLSRNKYKKALKIWQVYREIEQLNLLKASYVFCHYALRALLKINECDTKS
- a CDS encoding Wzz/FepE/Etk N-terminal domain-containing protein, giving the protein MLTTTSDEISLAQVWAELFRRKILIIVSGFVCAAVAVAIALSLPNMYTAKVLTVPKTDDQGALGGLASSLGGIAGMAGIKLGKSRGPDKTLIAIEILKSQRFINQFVEKHNLVVPLMAAKASTPNTFELIYDEDIYNTVTKKWVREVKPPKTVEPTPREIYDRFLEVFEVNFDPKDGFVDLSIEFYSPDIAVEWVGLILEDINEEMRQDDISEAQASINYLNETLSKVNNTSIQASFYQLIEDQTNILMLANSRKEYIFKTISPAIVPEKKSKPNRILIVLAGGIIGGFLSVCWILIRFFNRTL